ttgtttttttgcatgtTTTAGTATTTGCTAAGTAGCAGTGCCGTGCAACTACCTAGTGGGAATGTCAATAACTAAAATGCTTATTGACTTCCATTCAAATGATTTATGGagaaattttttccattttccctCAGGTCATGTTCAATGCGGTCTTGGAGAATGCTTGCAGTGAGCAAGGAGCAAGAATGTCTGCCATGGATAGCTCAAGCAGAAATGCTGGAGACATGCTTGATCGTCTCACCCTTACTTATAACAGGTCTCTCTCTTGTGCACAGGCGCGCACAAACACAAACACGTTCATACACATACACAGCATCCACACCTACAGCATTAATTCCCCCCGTCTGTCGTCCACACAAACACAAGATACTAATCTTGGCTATTTCTTTTTGTCATACTTCTGTTCTTTGCTATTTCTTTTTCCATCATGATTAATCTCTGTTGTTTTTCCGATTGTTTGTTATAGAACTCGTCAAGCATCCATCACCACTGAATTGATTGAGATTATTTCTGGAGCATCGGCACTTGAGGGCTAATTGCAGAAAACCAACTTTTTAGTTGGTCAGACGGTGACGAAATAATATTCAAATGGAGGTTTTCCTTGAACTTTATGGTGCTACCTTCAAGAGAGTTTGTTTTTGGTTAAGCTACTCTAATAATTACCCAGTGTCAAATCTTCTTACTGGGaattaaaaatcttttttgGAATGTTTTTAATTGATTTATGATTCTTTCCTTTTCACTCGTGCCTTAAAATCTCTCTTTAATGACTTAGGCTAAAAATTTCAAGTACAGTGGAGGGCAGCACCCTTATGTCTGAAATAGTGACAAGGCTTGGTGTTTGACAGGTTGGAGCCGTTGAGGGACGGATGAGTgtatggttttttattttttattattattttaaccgCTGTGAAATAACAGAAGGGTGACTTAAGGTGGTAGCATATATTGGGAGTATATAGttcagattttttaaaatatgccACCTCAATAAAACGCcaggcgtgcatgaacagtcatgcacgcctggcttatttatttatttattatttttataattaaaataataaaatataatattttattattttaaaatattaaatcagtCGGGCGTAGGCACGCCCGGCGTTCCCTTTGTCATAACTCCATTGCATTAAGGAAGGCAGGCACTGCACTATAATATGCAAAGATAAGGATCCTCTCTGAGTCAAGTAAAATGCATAGTATTTATTTAATGGTTAGAATTTAAAGATAGTgcatttaatggtatatatgaTTTGacattattgttattatttttttaaaaaaagtgttaatattgattatatatatactgttagatacattaattttaaatcttgaccatgaAATGAATCTTTTCGTAATGCAAGACCAAACAATATTTAATACCTCTCAAAAGGAGAAACTGGTTTAAGACTTCAAAGTAGTGTCGTATTCAATATCAATTTTGTAATATGGACACAAGACAGTCCTTGCTGAAGCTGGCTTGTGTTATAGTCACAAAAGCAACATAATTCTGTTGCTCAggcaaatgagagagagagaaccataGTGTCACAATATACAGAGCTTATGGGTGATGTGATTATGCTCTTCTGAATGGTGGAATTGGTACAATATGCATTAGGGTGGTTATGAAAACGTCTAATAATTCTCCTTATGAAATACAAATCTAGTAGAGGTTTTGGTGGAGAATTTGGTGCATAACCTCTCCAACTCTCTTGCCAATGCTGATGGGCCACAGTAGAAAACCCCTGTCCAAGCAAATCCAAATCAGTAGGCAGTAGCTATCAGCAGAGAAAATCCCaccaatttttcttttggtgggaCAGTTGATCAACTTATAAGGTTATCCTCTATAACCCTCTCAAAAAGGCTAAATTAAGACATCCTTCTATCCAATCAATAATCAATTGTTTGTTGGTTGCGACTTACCAATCTTTGCTCCTCTGTGTTGACGAgacaattttgagaaaatgttgaACCAGTTTGGTCGCGCAAAATGTGTATGTGCCTGAAAATTCCacattaaagaaaataatatccattaaTTCAAATCTAATTAACTTGCCcttcgggaaaaaaaaaaaaatggcaatgaGAAAGAGATAAACTACAGGAGTCTTGGAGACAAAGTCAATGCCATTCTTGGCGTGATATAATGCTTGAACTGCGCTTATTAAAGCTGATCGCACATCCCCTTCTTGATACACACTGGTTAGGAAGCTATGCATCTCAACTATACACTGAAGGGAAATCAAAGTGGTTATAAAATGGTTGtgtataaatatgttatgtttgtAGAGTAATGCTTGGGAAAACTTTTTTATCCCGATTTCATTCGAATAAAAAAGTTCCCCacaaaaatgcaaagcaaagaccTTTTATCCGTATAAAAAAGTATTCTCAAGCATTATATATTCTATGTCTATATGCATATATCAGTCAGGTAACACTGAAAAGATTAAGGATATGTAAATTGGAATGCATGTACctgtttttggtttgattttgatatCTCCTTCATCACATCTCTAAACCAGTCAAAGGAGCTTTGTTCTCTTGTAACCCAATAAAGGTAGGCTTTTAATGGACCCTTTCTTATGCTACAATCCCCGCGATCACTCTATTTAATTAAGAGTGCAACATAAGCTTTGTCAGAAGCAAATAAGagagtgcattttaaaaaacatacgAGTTTAAAGGCTCAATTATCATAAACAACACTCTTTTACAGATTTTACTAAATGCTTAACTGTGTgttttaaaatcgctatttttttttatttttttttcaaactgtaCATTTTGAAACTGCTAAACCAAATGGACACTTACTCGATCACAATGTGTGTTTTGGTGACTGTTAACCACATCTTTGAGGATGCTCATAAAGGGTGTGGCTCCTATGCCAAGGCCAATCAGCACAACAATATCATACTTCACATGGTCTTGAGAGGCAGCACCATAGGGTCCATCTATGTATATTTTCGGATACTcctttgtcccacataatttagCCTGCAAACTCAGCAGATAGTGTGAAATTTAGAATCATGTTTCACCCTTTTCTAGAAACAAAACTGTGGCTTCTCTTTTtccaatataatttacctcttGGAAGAGGCTGTATATTTGGAAACTCCAGTCTCCCAGGGTTCTAATATGCACAGTAAGGTATTCATCTTCTGGTGCTGAAGTTAAGGAGAATGGATGCCTGAAGGTGAGGAGAGATAGAAGAGAAATATACCCAAATTGTAAGATCACTTTGGTGCTCAATTTTGGGAGGTTTAACTGTATTGGTCTTtgaacaagtatatatataggtttattgGCAGTGCAAGCAATTAAAGAATGtaacaaacaaaacatatttGGATTATGGCGTTTATCTTGTGTACATCTCTGTTGAGTTGGCATACTTCATCCACCATTATATGCCAACTCAATGGAGATGGACGCTAGAATGCAAAGAAATATTTCTACAAAAGTAAGAGAAATGTTTCTTTAAATTCTGATGTCTTGCTGAGTTGGCATTCTCCATCCAGCGAAGATGTACGCAAGATGAACGCTAGAATGTAAAGAAGCATTTCTCAAAGTGTAGAATTACGTGTTCTCCATAAAACAATGCTGATATTTGATAATGATTCAATATCCATGGGAAATCCAAACTAAACCTTTGATAACCATGGAATAGAACACCCAAAAAGAAAGTTAACAAGATGGATTGTTTAAATGTACCATTCAAAAGGTGAAATTTGAGGGCATTGAATGAATGTGTACATGCCACTCTGGTACTTAAAACCTTCTGGTTTTTGCAATTTGAGGGACACAACTTTTCCTTGATAAATGCTTgcctaccaaaaaaaagaaacaataataattcCTTGACGAGCTGTAATtgaagtagcaaaatccatTGCATTAGATAGAACAATTGCTCAATTTCAAATTtccatacaaaatattcttctAAAAAGGATAAGGATAAGGATATAATACCTCGAAAATTTTCGCCTCGTATGACCCGGATCTTATAGCTCGAAAGATCCGCTCCGCCGCATATAATAAAACAGGAATGGCAATGTAAATGCATGTCTACATCAGTAGAGTCCTTACATTAACATCcattaaaatgttaaaatgattaattaaaactaattaagcaaaatgaaaaaaaaaaaaccatgcatGATTTTCCATAATCAAACAATTTGATCTTGATTAGAAGCTAATTAATTATAGCAATAGGCTTACCGTTTTCTCAATTAGATTGTCGGTTAGGAAGAGGAAGATGGAGTGAATAATGAGCAATGCATAGACAAGAATGAACAAGTGGTGTGAATACCAAAAGGTGTTATATCCGATGACCCTCCGGACGGACCTTGGCAGCGACGGTGACTGCCGGCGCGGCCACTTTGTTGCTAGTGAAAATGCAATGGCCATTAGTACTACCATAGTAATTCCTGTTACTACCTCAGTAGTGGCCAATATCTCAATGTATGATGGTTGATGGTACTGGAATCGGGCCGCGATCGTTCGCCGGAATATTGACTGGTCTGAGCTACTAATTCTTGGGAAATCACAAGCAAGGTGGGTGCCCCCATGTAATATCACACCTACCACTATCCCTCCTGCAATCAACTACACCAAAAAGTAGCTTGTTAATATGAAGCAAGAAATGTATCTAAGTTGCATACCAAAAATTTCTCAATATGACTTGTAACCTGTAGGTTGTATTTTTGCATCAAAAAAGTTCTCAAAATAGCCTACTCGTACATAAAAACCCTAAGATATAACATATTGG
This genomic interval from Corylus avellana chromosome ca3, CavTom2PMs-1.0 contains the following:
- the LOC132175886 gene encoding respiratory burst oxidase homolog protein F-like yields the protein METHVESQTAQDPFASALSLSSSSSSSSSSSSSSFCVSIVPLSFSPVQTSEHQRTGPPHDGTQLLQNGEASMAESGIEGLRFIDIMGSGGMQWKDVEKRFDRLAFTNNGPESVVKWSDFSFCIGMEKSPEFGNEVLRAVRGGGGGGMDWKIHITKCELHRFWCHIVDPCFYSRSRIFFDLCDRDMDGLITEMDIKQTILLSASTNKLHLTREEAEYGAALIMEVLDTENRRYIELSQFETLFKVSSVSSRGSIPSNQQLIITQSPNNDSDNDNDNDNDPFGEVLISSSKSEIIFRSYWRRAWIILVWMGVCFALFAWKFYEYSHRTSFQVMGYCISTAKGAAETLKFNMALILLPVCRNTITWLRKHQWVNSIVPFNDNINFHKLIAGGIVVGVILHGGTHLACDFPRISSSDQSIFRRTIAARFQYHQPSYIEILATTEVVTGITMVVLMAIAFSLATKWPRRQSPSLPRSVRRVIGYNTFWYSHHLFILVYALLIIHSIFLFLTDNLIEKTTCIYIAIPVLLYAAERIFRAIRSGSYEAKIFEASIYQGKVVSLKLQKPEGFKYQSGMYTFIQCPQISPFEWHPFSLTSAPEDEYLTVHIRTLGDWSFQIYSLFQEAKLCGTKEYPKIYIDGPYGAASQDHVKYDIVVLIGLGIGATPFMSILKDVVNSHQNTHCDRSDRGDCSIRKGPLKAYLYWVTREQSSFDWFRDVMKEISKSNQKQCIVEMHSFLTSVYQEGDVRSALISAVQALYHAKNGIDFVSKTPAHTHFARPNWFNIFSKLSRQHRGAKIGVFYCGPSALARELERLCTKFSTKTSTRFVFHKENY